The Pseudanabaena galeata CCNP1313 genome includes a region encoding these proteins:
- a CDS encoding Uma2 family endonuclease, whose amino-acid sequence MVAITSERSQAKADEQAIASEIFYPSSDGEPLAETQQHVLAILMALALLRLYLQEQPAVVFADQFLYYIEGNPRARVAPDVMVVFDIEKRLYANYKIWEGQQTPAIIFEVTSAGTKETDWNFKKTLYEQLGVTEYWLFDPYGEWITEQLQGYRLNEDGVYKPIRDNCSEVLQLKLQADEYLIGFYRLDNGEKLLTPEELYSANLAANQRADQEKARADRLAEKLRQMGVNLDDES is encoded by the coding sequence ATGGTAGCCATTACCTCAGAGCGATCGCAGGCCAAAGCAGACGAACAGGCGATCGCCTCAGAAATCTTCTATCCCAGTTCCGACGGAGAACCATTGGCAGAAACTCAACAGCATGTCCTCGCGATCCTGATGGCTTTGGCGCTCTTGCGGTTATATTTACAGGAGCAACCAGCAGTCGTCTTTGCCGATCAATTTCTCTATTACATCGAAGGCAATCCCAGAGCTAGAGTTGCCCCTGATGTGATGGTCGTGTTTGATATCGAAAAGCGACTCTATGCCAATTACAAAATTTGGGAAGGACAGCAAACACCAGCAATTATTTTTGAGGTGACATCGGCAGGGACAAAGGAAACTGATTGGAACTTTAAGAAGACCCTATACGAGCAGTTGGGAGTAACTGAATACTGGCTGTTTGATCCCTATGGAGAATGGATTACAGAACAGTTGCAGGGCTATCGCCTGAATGAGGATGGTGTGTATAAGCCGATTCGCGATAATTGCAGTGAAGTATTGCAACTCAAGTTACAGGCTGATGAGTATCTGATAGGGTTTTATCGTTTGGATAATGGAGAGAAGTTGCTCACCCCAGAGGAGTTATATAGTGCGAATTTGGCGGCTAATCAACGGGCTGATCAGGAAAAGGCAAGGGCAGATCGTCTTGCGGAGAAGTTGCGTCAGATGGGTGTTAATTTGGATGACGAAAGTTAA